In Pecten maximus unplaced genomic scaffold, xPecMax1.1, whole genome shotgun sequence, the following proteins share a genomic window:
- the LOC117320529 gene encoding uncharacterized protein LOC117320529 — protein sequence MKRMELSSEQQNVIEEIMQTETEEKDKQTEGFITIYDFGGEKVFYNTHHCFMSSNMVFVLVFDVAMCLDPTRSKDGYERIETWLRSIATYAIDQAAGGKGTPPVILVGSHLDKVSQDKQKQEEAFGEVLNKLYENPQLSAIMENHVQEMYPIAHLNDSEKNQDLYEVVWKKVIEIAPLQSQWKKPIPARWLALQHQLIKRKNAGTVILTYEELLEINNQSAIPLAEHEVTDFLRNLIFAGFLCFDFGSLRPFVVLRPQWIINGFKSIITDSSFMTGLSAKIKAQWTKYERTGVLKLDLIQQLWERNDDKSFFENMKTLYNIMETLGLLANPMLDISNEEVDYFIVPSMLRPADPEIIRPVLDDPETVATVTLCLMFDNPFIPLAVWDKMIAACLHRFQRLNERRHDGSRFIQRGFVCLSVDFLWNVIVNCRENVMKITMFKKDTDQSVPTGVGVNLRSILEFHLNRILELNHQSHLKYQFYLHNDYSFSVEDKMVKVDDLRQTTRLQCHSSDKSRWLEIEDIHIWFKHPDQKSTWTQRSHVDSMKDLPDRKLSGKEMGRLSRYIGFSYQTFFVELGCPFVVLEQKMAENREFSFRTLITKIFIHLLQTNADVTFTRVADAMSEHGLDPETLYNILDDNRDMLFNDDILSEGLLQKCLTVYDAPVIAKLVNAKDYYNLFLELGLTPIRVDEFDVNFRNDTILNRINAMVEEFIENPSRRPTLNTVLLAMAECDMDTNSLLQALTQTK from the exons ATGAAGCGTATGGAGTTATCTTCCGAACAACAAAATGTTATAGAAGAGATTATGCAGACTGAAACTGAGGAAAAAGACAAGCAGACGGAGGGCTTCATCACAATCTATGATTTTGGAGGAGAGAAAGTGTTCTATAACACCCATCACTGTTTTATGTCAAGTAACATGGTCTTCGTTCTGGTGTTCGACGTGGCGATGTGTCTTGATCCTACTAGGTCAAAGGATGGCTATG aAAGGATCGAAACCTGGCTGAGGTCTATTGCTACCTATGCTATTGACCAAGCCGCCGGTGGTAAAGGGACGCCTCCCGTAATCCTGGTTGGATCTCACTTGGATAAAGTTTCTCAAGAT AAACAAAAACAGGAAGAAGCATTTGGCGAAGTGCTGAACAAATTGTACGAGAACCCTCAACTAAGTGCAATTATGGAAAATCACGTACAGGAAATGTATCCAATCGCCCACCTGAACGATTCTGAAAAGAATCAAGACCTATACGAGGTGGTATGGAAAAAGGTTATAGAGATTGCTCCGCTTCAATCGCAATGGAAGAAACCTATACCCGCAAGATGGCTGGCTCTGCAACACCAGCTGATTAAACGGAAAAATGCTGGGACTGTGATTCTAACGTATGAAGAATTGTTGGAAATCAACAACCAGTCAGCAATCCCGTTGGCCGAACACGAAGTCACAGACTTTCTTAG GAATTTGATATTTGCTGGATTCCTATGCTTCGACTTTGGAAGTCTGAGACCTTTTGTCGTGTTAAGACCTCAGTGGATAATAAACGGCTTCAAAAGCATTATCACAGATTCAAGTTTCATGACAGGCCTATCGGCGAAGATAAAAGCTCAGTGGACAAAATATGAGAGAACTGGTGTCCTTAAACTCGACTTGATCCAGCAACTTTGGGAACGAAACGACGACAAAAGCTTCTTTGAAAACATGAAAACGCTCTACAACATCATGGAAACACTTGGCTTGCTAGCAAATCCAATGCTAGATATTTCAAATGAAGAGGTTGATTACTTCATAGTGCCAAGTATGCTCCGGCCGGCGGATCCCGAAATTATTCGACCAGTACTTGATGACCCTGAAACCGTTGCCACTGTCACACTTTGTCTCATGTTCGACAACCCATTCATTCCGCTAGCCGTATGGGACAAGATGATTGCTGCCTGCCTCCACAGGTTCCAGCGACTTAATGAGCGCCGCCATGACGGTTCAAGGTTTATCCAACGCGgatttgtctgtctgtctgtagacttTCTGTGGAACGTGATTGTCAACTGCCGCGAAAATGTCATGAAAATTACCATGTTCAAGAAGGATACGGATCAATCAGTTCCAACAGGAGTCGGAGTTAACTTACGCAGCATTCTAGAATTTCATCTTAACAGGATTCTAGAATTGAATCACCAGAGTCATCTCAAGTACCAATTCTACCTCCACAACGACTACTCCTTCTCTGTCGAGGACAAGATGGTGAAGGTAGACGATCTCCGACAGACCACACGCCTACAATGCCACAGTTCTGATAAGAGCCGATGGCTAGAAATAGAGGACATACACATCTGGTTCAAACACCCAGACCAGAAG AGTACGTGGACCCAGAGAAGTCATGTTG ACTCGATGAAGGATCTACCGGATAGAAAGCTGTCAGGCAAAGAGATGGGTCGACTGTCCAGATACATCGGTTTTTCATATCAGACTTTCTTTGTCGAGCTGGGCTGCCCTTTTGTAGTACTGGAACAGAAGATGGCAGAAAACCGTGAATTCTCCTTTAGAACTCTCATAACGAAGATCTTTATTCACCTCCTTCAAACGAATGCGGATGTTACATTCACAAGAGTTGCAGATGCGATGTCAGAACATGGCTTGGATCCAGAAACACTGTATAACATCCTTGACGACAACAGGGATATGTTGTTTAATG ACGACATTTTGTCGGAGGGATTGTTACAGAAATGCCTAACTGTATATGACGCTCCGGTCATAGCCAAACTCGTGAACGCCAAGGACTACTACAACCTGTTCCTTGAGCTCGGCTTAACGCCAATAAGAGTTGACGAGTTTGACGTCAACTTCAGAAACGATACAATTCTCAACAGGATCAATGCGATGGTTGAGGAGTTTATTGAGAATCCTAGTCGACGTCCTACTCTAAACACAGTTCTGCTTGCGATGGCGGAATGCGACATGGACACCAATTCCCTCCTACAAGCCCTAACTCAAACAAAG TGA